TGCAGTTCACTTATTTACTAATGTTCCGGTACTAGTATATGTGTATAGGTAGAAATTGTTATATCGCGAATTATTATGTTACatgttatttaatgtttgttgtaAGTTTTTCCTTATTATTGTCATATCTATTATTGGATGTACATACAATTTCccaccactttttttttacaaattttaggCTTCCAAGCGGCATGGTCCGCCACTGCTCTTGGGatttatgaatgttttgagagtcgattcccgatttgaatgactcctcactaaagagaATAAAGCTtctgaaatgatttattaagTAACACATTGAGAATGTTTAAATCGTTTTGGTGTCGATTCAAGTTCGGATTTGGTGTGTGACACGAGATATTTGTCACTCCTGCTCGTGTTGTGGTGTGACCATTTTGTAAAATCCGGAAATTTTACCGGTAGATCGAATGTGTTTTACCTTTGCCTGAATTTGGCATTTTCTCTTCAAAAATATCTCGTTATAATGTCGTGTGTTTGCTCAATGAATTGGCTTGGCCTATCGATTCATATTAACCATGCATCGTCTGGCACTTGCTTTGGTTCCTGTTGCCATTTGTTGCCTGTTGTTcgattgttcattttttatcatcttGGCCATTTTATTTCCCCATTCTATTCCGAAATAATTTAGACGCGCCTGTGGTGGTGTCGAACGAAGACGTATCCAAATGGTTCCAACCAATACGAATTGTAAGCGATCAATTGAGTTCTGTTGCGTTAGACATTAACTTCATTGGCACGCTGTGCAAAGCTAGCGGTTTAATGGGTAGCTTCCAGTGTATGGCTATGGTTGTGACCGCTAAAAGGAAAGAAGAGCAACCCGTTAGTGACCGACCAACTCGGAAGGTTGTCTTCCGCAGGGCCAACTCACTCGTTGTTGCGGTTCTCAAGTGGAGCTAtggttggttgatttttttattcatttcaagCTCTTTGTCTTCCTTCGTATCGGAAAAAGTTGGTCAGCTAGTCATGATCTTCATACTTATGAACCTTTGAAAGGCCCGTGCAATTATGGAAACTAGTCTTTCATTCGTTCTATGACCAGTAACACCTTGAGGCGTACCTTTTCTGTGCTGAATGAATGTAAAGAAATAATATGTGCTGGAGGGTATGCTCTAGTTGTGGAGTATCCAATAAATAATGacagttatttttattgcatattaTTTGTACAAGTAAGCATATGCTGCggcatattgttttaaaaaagtaTTATGCGCAGTGAAGCAAACGGGGAAATTGTTTTAGTGGTAGGGCTCTAATCCATCAATCCAACAAGAGATTCACTATATTGCTTCTAATAatctttaacatttttcataGAAATCAACCAGACCAGGGGCGAATCAATCACCTTGTAGGCCCTGAGCGGAATGATAGTTGGGGCCCCAAATAATAAAGTTTTTCAGGGAAGGAGGACGGAGGGGTGGGTGGGGGGATCATGATTAAATTTAAGAAATCACTGACTGCATCAGGGAGTCCCCCACTCCCACCTTCGACTTCCCTCAAATGACACGAAGCGGAACCCGTTATCGAATAGGACCCAATAACCGTGGTACTTAGAACAGATAGAGGGAgggaggaggagggggggggggtgttggAGCGGCCCATTTGTAGTACACTTCGGGGCCCCCTCTAGCATGCGGAGAACGTTTAAGCGACGCTTTTCGGGCATATTTCATACAATTTTCCCTACTGAACAGCTTTTTTCAGGCGCCCCAGCACCTAttccgcccaccgttagatccgccactgaaCCAGACCACATTGCTatctataaattttaaatttaacctAAAACCAATGTGCAGCTTTTTGTCTGCCCTCCGTGACGGTGAATCGAGTCTATATTATAACATACTCCCAATTAACTCATTACTCGTTTCAATGTGCAAGAAAGCTGCTGATAAGAGGAAGCGAATATGTCTTTGTGGGATTATCTCTTTGACATCGCACAACGTGAGACTGCAACTATTAAAAGATGTAAGCCGTTGATTGGCAAAGTGGTAATTTACAGGCGGAGGTCAAATTACGTTTGGAGGACGAAATAAGATTGTTTGGTATTGCGTGATGATTAATGTATGAGTGAGACGCGAGTGGGAAGGATAATTTTTGTAACAATATTGGTCTGAAACTTTGTACGGTTTTTCAATCTTGTCTTAGCCGTCCAATAATGCAGACTTTGAATTCAAAGTTGAattcaacaaataaacaatatgTCACAACGTAGGGAAGGATCGCGgaacgaaacagaaacaaacagaatGATGGCTTAGAAGCGGGGTTGACttatttgattattgttttactgTCGGAGATCTCCACACTTTGATTTGCTaaaatttttgcttttgctttccgCCCTTATCATGCTTATTTTGCTATGTTTTTAGAGTTATTGGTGCTCTTGCGAGCAGAAGTTGAATAGTCGGAGAagatctgtttttattttttggcttTGCTTTGGCTGTTTGATTGTCTATTCAAGTTTATGTTACATTCACCAATTTGTATAATGATAACGAAACACtattaagaagaaaaatcatcTTTGTGCCAATGCCAGCATGTACAAAACATATACAATCGTTTAGCAAATGTTACATTTCTAATAGTTGTATCGAGGGTAACAAGTTATTGATGAGTTGCGAACAATCTATTCAAATTTGTGGTTTCTTTGGTtgctaaaatattttaatcgtGCTCGACATACACTGACACACACAAATTCGTCAGTGcatttttttagttatttgaAGCTTTTTCTATTGGTATTCGGTGCACCGACAACATCAACCCCATCAACCTAAACGGAagtaatgaattattttccgTTGCCGCCGCTGGAAGCAGTGCAAGAAGGCTACTCATGGACTCTCAACCGTGTCCATACGAATTGGACTTGGCTCTGTAGGCTCTTCGCTGCAATCGTcctttataaatattaatgtgaTGGAGCGGGCCATTGACAACCTCAGAGGGATGTCGGTTACGCATGGCTTAATGTCGGCGAGATAATGCCGTGTTTGCTTCCTTGCGCGAATCGCAGAACGCCCTCGTCTATACATGGTACAAAAGATGGGCTTTAGTTGAGTTTCCACTACAATTTCTATCTTGCACGTGGTATAACTTCACGATGGTACGACAATTAACAATGCATCAAATCGGTTGTTTAGTAAAGTTATTTTATCTAAATAGAGTACCGCTTTTAAGCcgtaaataaatacataaataaataatgttagTAATCACAGTGTAATAGAGGggtctgaaaaaaaaataaatggattttatttttggtattgGAAAACGTGCAAATTGAACGTTTGGTAGCATTAGTCATCGCAACTGCAGCTCTTGATCACATATGTGCGACCTATGCTGTGATGACACCATTAGGACAGCGCGGCCCGTACTGTAATGTGGAACAAACGGAGCAAAATCCAAACGAGACAACCCCAGAGGGAGCATAAATAACACACATTATATGGAAAACAGAGGGCAGAAGCATCATTAGGGCTTTAGAGGgacgaaaaaaatgaataaaatgaaataaaaaatattaaaacatgtgCGCCATCAACGTGCGGACACATAAGTACCAACACCACCGTATACCGTCTTCTGTGCGATTCACCGTGATTCCCGACGTGCGAGACATGAAGAAAACACGCGTACACGCATTGATTGTCGTATTATACGGTTTGGTTAACCACATACTTTCTACCGAGCGGGACTATAGCGTTGACTGAGCTCTcggcatttaattttttcggAGCGCGTTATTTATTGTAGTCGTAGTTCGTTCGCTCAGAGACCTTAAGATTACTGTTAGCAACGGGGGCACGGGGCTTATCCCGGGTGCATCCGTTTGAATGCACTTTATGGACATGACGTTTCGGTGGTGTGAGGTCGGTAGCATAGAAAACGGCAGCTGTTTGTTATACTTCCGGTGGTTGATGTGATGAGTACGAACACCAGCAACGTTGCTGACGTAGTGGTGCAATATGGTGTTGGTGCTGCAACTTGTACGCTTTCTCTGTTTGCTGCTTGGCATGTGCGGGCAGTTTCAGGAAAATGTATGATCCGATGTTTTAGTATGTGAGATAACAAATagcaacgattttttttcttctcctgttCGCACACTCCGTCGAAGAATAACGCAAGATGTTTTCCTGGAAATTTGAGCACATTCCAAAACTCGCCGAAAGACACACttcacatttattttaatacattcAGCACTGAACCACTCCTACTGTGGTGTAATTTGATCGTATGGTTTATCATACATTTTTCACTGTAAATAGACAACCAGTTGTCGTTTTTGACTCGGTTGCtcaaaaaatgtttccaaatTGATAGTCATACGAATGAGACACATATATTTTGTTGCcgtgtaaaatattatttatgcaGAACGGCCTGGACGTATTGCTTAAATCTGTTGGAATCTCAACCGGTGGTACAATTCACATTATTTtggagacatttccttctgtACACAATGAAACGGCACCTTATCGCGGGTGTTCTCGACCGaatgaaatatatatattctattacgaaaatgttttaaagttaCATAAATAGCTActcctgctttttttttgcttgttttgttcgatatatattatattaacACTCGAATAGTTCATGACTCAAAGTTATACCGAGTTAATACCGAGTCCAAAGTTATAACGATATAAATGAACACAGCATCTAAGATGTGATATTgcgcaaaaaagaaatgtatgtTGGTGTCGGAGTTTGTTCCACCTTTGTAATTGTTAGACGATTGCTTCATTCCAGTACCGTAATTCAATCGATGGTTTTCGGTAACAATTGCTGCTCTACGTTTGTGTACCACCCATTTGATCGCAACTATTATTGCACCGTGAAAATTACAGACGGATTATCAAATTCGTACCACGCATGACTTGCAAGTACAGTTTCTTTTGTGTAAGGAGGGACTAAATTATTCCAATCAGCATCGAAATGTATCAATCCGTGGTACGAGCTGCGGAGCTATTATTTCTATGATCAAAAGTAATAAGTTGTTACATAGAACAGAAGGCTTCAAGAGTAAAAAAGCGTAAAAGATTTGAGCTCTGTAACTGTTATATTCTGGATTTATTACACAGTATTTGTTATTTGGTgcatgaaattttgaaattctaGTATCGACACTTAACCGTTCAGTTCCACTGAGTAGTTAACAATAAACTaatgtacagttttttttcacatcgCAACGTCGCAACGAACTTTACAAAATGGacgattttacaaaaatatgaaGTTGTGGATCTCATACCGGAACTGAATTTTTGGACAAATGAATTAGGCGTTAATATATTTGAGCTTCCTTTAATCAGTCTCATCAATGGAATACATCACCTTGAAaccttaaaacaaaatatcaatCGAAATTATTGAATTTGATCCTCCGTTTGTGATTTGTCTCAAAACGTTGTATTGTTCGCATCCGAGGGCTATTTTGTGAGGTTTGGGTATCTCCGGTAAAAAGTGATCGCGTTGCGACAGACGTCTTTAGTTCTCAAGCACGACATAGTCCATAGCAGAGGtcagcttaagcttaagctatCAGTCAAACAGTGAACAAGTGTATggaccaggggtctccaaactacggccaCCGAGAGCCTCCAGTGCGGCCCGAGACGCTATCGCTGTTGGTGTCATTTTAAgaaattttgtaattaaaaaaagttgtaaaactttttaactattcaaatattaattagtgCAATAGTCAGTTATAATGTAATACTACTAGACTAGAAATTGCTAGAAATAGAAATActagaaattgtgaaaaaaatcacCTCGAGCGCAACATTTGTGTAAATTACCCGTAAGATGATGTGTTAGTATCCCCCACACTATCGTATTTTCAACCAATACGGCCCGCGggatgaaaagtttggagaccttTGGTTTGGACTATGTCGAGGAGGAAAGAAGATCAAAGAGATCACTTTTCCATGATCTTCAGATTGTGCTGCACTTTCTGGTGATGTCTTCAATTGGGTGGCCAGCAACACTCTGACCTTTCCCTAGATGGGAGAAGACAATAATGAAACCAGATCGGCAATATCCGGTGGAAAAGAAGCGCTTCACCATGTTTAACATCTTCGCCCCTGTCTGGCTCCTGCTGTTCGAATAAGGTGTATGCTAGATTATTTATTAGCCGGCAATAAACTCCAGCGAAAAATTACTAAAATTAGACTTTATTTCcattgcatttaattatattGAAAATCATTTGACGTacttttattataaaatattgctaTGATTTTACAATCagattctttttgttgtttacggTTATTAAGACGCATTAACAGTGTttgaaagcataaaatatatataaatatacatgAACGTATGGTTTAGATCTCATGAGCCTGTTATTAAAACCAGTgttaaatattacatttcacaGGGTGTCACCATCAAGCGAACAGATGCTTCACAATGGTGGGAGCTGTTCGACACAAATACCTGTCGATTTTACTACTACAATGTTGCCTCACAGAAAACCGTTTGGCATCGGCCGCAGAACTGTGATATTATCCCTCTGGCCAAGTTGCAAACCCTGAAGCAAAACACCGATCCGAGCGATCGGAAAGATGCGACACTCccgcatcatcaccatcatcaccaccaccatggtACAGGAAGTGGTGGCAGCACAGGAGGCGGCGGTGGAGGCATTGGTGGTCTTGGTGCACTCGGCGGTGCATCAAAGTTGGGTGGCAGCGGAACAGTAGGAAAATCTTGCGGTCATCGAACAGCAACGGGCGTCACGGATTATCGCGATCGAGACCATCACCATCGTAGCTCCAGCTCGGGGCACCGTCGTGGCGGCGGTGGCGGATTAGATCAACGCAGCAACAGCGAGCTTCTGGCCAGCCCGCAAGGAAGACACAGTCTTCAACATAGGTAAGTTTCACCGTCTCAGCGTGTTACTGCTTTCTCCTGTACTTGTCTTGTACCTCTAGAACACTGTATTTTGATGTGGCAGTGTAAGAGCCGTTCTATTATACACATGCACCAGCTGTTACGAACAGCAATGTGtaattttgttcctttctttctttctgctaAGTATTGCAAGTTTCTTGTGATTTTCTCAACATCAGTAATAGCAATGTCGCTCTTTTTGATCTTCGTTGTATTTTGAGACGTGTGTTAACGCGAAGTTGGGTTTAGCTATCGAATGGTGGCAATTAATCATTGTTAGTTTGTGTTTTATAAGTTagtttctctcttttttaagTACATGATCGTTTTTTATGTTCAGTTCTGTGTTTTCAAatagttgtttctttttttcctttttcttttttttccacggaTGCTTCTCTTTTCTTCGCGCGCGGACTTTTCGATCGATTATATATCTGTAAtttgtattttcatttcacgtAATGTatttgggtggtttttttattgatttgcgGTATCTTAAACTTACAAATGTCCAataatttgtttggttttttgttatgcattgaaactgtttttgggttatgatttgaaaattaatttgcaatttGATCCTGACCGATTTATCCTTACGTGATCTCGCGCTACTCGATTTTGCCACCGTTTGGCTTCCACTGCACTTATCTTTCTTTGCGTaccttgcgtgtgtgtgtgtgttgtgcaaatACTTTTTGAATGGCGTTTGGCTTGCTTGCTCTGGCAcatgttttccttcccctGGACGATCCTTGTTGTTATGCTATACTATCACACTGCCATCACCAATATTCCCTCGATAAACGTTACCGTGAACCAACACACATTTCACAAATGGGGGTGGGGTGGCGCAATCTCGCGCCCTTGCTGGTTGGATACTGGTGGAATTTGTTTGTGGCAAAAATCAGATTACCGCCAAAAATCGTAACCTCTCCGTTGGCTGACGGTAACTGCCACGCTTCGATTAGCCGACTGGACCCGCACAAATTTTGCAGACATGGGCACCAGTCGAGTGGTGGCGCAGGAACCGGTGGCATCTCGGTGCCATCTGCTGGATCGGTACGTGGAAGCCTGCGTTATCCCGGAAGTTATCAGCACGGCCATCTTCATGCGgcgcagcaacatcatcagcgtttccaccatcaccaccatcatccggATATCAACTCGCTTAAATCCTCCGAGGGTAGCCTATCCGGTAGTTACCGTCGGTTGCACGGCGGTGCTGCAGGCAGCGTTCCTGACGCTGCGAACAGCCTGCTTCGGTACGGCAGTGGTTCCAGTGGTTATGCTACGAATGGCCATACCAGCGGTGGAGGCAGTGGCACGGGTAGTAGAAAACACAATCCTGACAGTAGTAGCGGGTAAGTGCATGTAACGCGATGAAATAGATCATTAGTCGGGCGGAGGAGAGGAGGGAGGTGGCGGTGTGTGCACAGTGAACAGTagtattttaatttgtgtgcgtgtgtgtagttATGTAATGAAAGTTACATCCACTATCATTGTCATCCgtagcagtgtgtgtgtgtgtgcctgtgcgTAGTGTCGTCTGCACGTTTCTATTGGCAGCTAACATACTATTAACCCAAATAAGACTTAAGACCTCTAACATTACAAGGTGCCCAAAATTAATTCCACAACATTCATCATCCAGCATCATCACATAGAAGGGGAGCGCTGActgaggtggtggtggtgatattttgttatttgatGATTGCTCAAAAAGCCGTGCACTGCACATTGATTCCAACTGACTAATAGCAATCACACATGTTTATGCGCTCTTTTTCTAGCTACCGAATGCTACAGGAAAGTTCAAGTTCTCACAACATTCCACACTCGGTGGTAGTCCCTTCGCCTTCAGCATCAACGGCAGCTGTGTCTGCAGTGAGTAGCAGCGAAAAGCTAGCCATTGGATCATTGCATCATTCGTCAGCACTGCCCCCACCTCACCAAATGCTGTCGTACTCGATCTCAAACTCTTCGGATCTTGCTGCTGCCGGAAGCCTATCGTCACCGTCACACTCGTTGAGCACGCCGCAGTTCAAAAAGAAATTCATCCATGACGGTGGTGTAGGAGGCTCCTCATCGAAATCTTCTTCGAAGGATGGCAACCTTGTCGGAGGAATGGTATCAAAGCACGAAAGCTTTGATTATGGCGGCAGTAAGTGATCGCTCCGCTTGGCTTATCCATTTGTCGCTATTTAGATGAGCGGGTCTAATGTATATGCGTAATGTCGTTTCAGATCCTAGTGCATCATCAATCTCGCTTACAAGGTCTGGGAGTTTTCTTTCGTCTGCAGGCATAACTAGTGGTGTGGGTGGTGCTATTGGTACTCCCCTTTCATCCCGGCCGTATGGTCCATCTGGAAGCGGTGGAAGTTATCATTCTTCTAGCGGGTCCCATAGGAAGGGTAGCTTTGATGGAAATGGTGGAAGCGGCAGTGCAGGAGCAGATACTGGTGGTAGTGCTGGAACCGGTGGAGCCGCAGGagtagggggagggggaggaggaAGCGATGATTCAATGCatgaaaaatactttaaatcGGTTGAAAATACACCGATCACGCGAAGGCGTCACACAACGTCCTCTAAATCGCCTTTGCAGCAACAAAAGCAATCAAGCGATTCTAGTCCCCAGAGTCCAATTAGtccacaacaacagcagcagcaacagcaaggaaAAGTGCAACGGCCGTCAGCTTTGTCGGTGGAGTTATCTTCCGGTAGCAGTTACCAAAACAACGGCAGCAACAAATCTAGTCATAAAAATAGCAATATCAATAGCAGCAACACCACAGGTGATCATCCCAGCGAACTGCTATACAATGTCGATGGTGCGACAGGAAAACCAGACAAATATCTTGATAAAATGAAGCACGAACGCACCGGCAAAGTATCTCCCGGTGCGGTGTCAATGGGCGGAAAACAATCTCCTTATCCGCCCAACATTCCAACATCCTCTTCCTCTAGTCATCCTATGGAGCAAACGAGCGGTGGCAGTACCGCCAAGGGCAGTGGGGGTAAGGATCAGTTTTCATTGAACCTGAATCAATCCAACCTTGACCGACACAACCGAGCGCAcgatcaacaacaaacactggAGAAAAAGTCGTCGGGATCAACTCATACTGTTGCCTCGAACAATTCTTCTACGCACAATACGAAGCATGGAAAGAGGGCTAAAAATTACAACAATCACAATACCGCTGGTGGTACCGGGTTCGATTTCGATTACGACAACGGCAATACCTCGCCTCTGTACTGCAACTGGGACAAGGTAAGATGAATATAATGCTAGAATAATATTGTCACAATGAGACGGTTCCATGAGAGTAACCTACCTACCACTGTTCGAAAACTATTTTGCAGGAAATGCAGGAACATTTGCTCCCTTTGCAACATTACATTTTAGAACAGGCGAAGCTGTCAGGCTCTTACGGATTAGGTGATTTGGACTCTGATTCGTTTCACTCAGACAGTCAATCAGAGCACTCGTTCTCGGGACACGAACCAGATAATGAAGACTCCGACCATTCTGATGGTCACGGCGACTATT
This region of Anopheles marshallii chromosome 2, idAnoMarsDA_429_01, whole genome shotgun sequence genomic DNA includes:
- the LOC128719682 gene encoding hornerin, encoding MSTSSERVEWVEIIEPRTKEHMYANLTTGECVWDPPEGVTIKRTDASQWWELFDTNTCRFYYYNVASQKTVWHRPQNCDIIPLAKLQTLKQNTDPSDRKDATLPHHHHHHHHHGTGSGGSTGGGGGGIGGLGALGGASKLGGSGTVGKSCGHRTATGVTDYRDRDHHHRSSSSGHRRGGGGGLDQRSNSELLASPQGRHSLQHRLPPKIVTSPLADGNCHASISRLDPHKFCRHGHQSSGGAGTGGISVPSAGSVRGSLRYPGSYQHGHLHAAQQHHQRFHHHHHHPDINSLKSSEGSLSGSYRRLHGGAAGSVPDAANSLLRYGSGSSGYATNGHTSGGGSGTGSRKHNPDSSSGYRMLQESSSSHNIPHSVVVPSPSASTAAVSAVSSSEKLAIGSLHHSSALPPPHQMLSYSISNSSDLAAAGSLSSPSHSLSTPQFKKKFIHDGGVGGSSSKSSSKDGNLVGGMVSKHESFDYGGNPSASSISLTRSGSFLSSAGITSGVGGAIGTPLSSRPYGPSGSGGSYHSSSGSHRKGSFDGNGGSGSAGADTGGSAGTGGAAGVGGGGGGSDDSMHEKYFKSVENTPITRRRHTTSSKSPLQQQKQSSDSSPQSPISPQQQQQQQQGKVQRPSALSVELSSGSSYQNNGSNKSSHKNSNINSSNTTGDHPSELLYNVDGATGKPDKYLDKMKHERTGKVSPGAVSMGGKQSPYPPNIPTSSSSSHPMEQTSGGSTAKGSGGKDQFSLNLNQSNLDRHNRAHDQQQTLEKKSSGSTHTVASNNSSTHNTKHGKRAKNYNNHNTAGGTGFDFDYDNGNTSPLYCNWDKEMQEHLLPLQHYILEQAKLSGSYGLGDLDSDSFHSDSQSEHSFSGHEPDNEDSDHSDGHGDYLAHYPYEEYGARHGQDGGVSYYNFEFNFGDRDEKEDISEEVTAKLESMPDQIYSPVKNHPPLHKFPSPAFQSGRKVFETTGSMLSDTVDRGPPTVPMGSGNGTFGSKTSYLQQMAAAAGQHQQQQLSGGIQPPQQQLQHKLSKATLLQRFQENLRLESSGTGAGSNGKIAEMALLKECDIEKFAQDNLNLHSKGIFRKKSSVRDMLSWTSNAISRPMLSLARDKAGKKMATDLFKLVQIYMGDRKARIGMSLISVAIDIVTMAMGQAQLRDELYIQMCRQTTENPSRDSLIRGWELMAICLSFVPPSPTFQPALLGYINRHRDPSFATTFPEVGKWPIHVQISHYATIACRRLDRIGSSGRKQAKRPSEDEINQAREQIFRDSMFGNTLTEVMELQKERFPERQLPWIQTTLSEQVLLLNGKQTEGIFRVPADVDEVNVLKNLIDRWEFPENKGTMDAHAPASLLKLWYRELYDPLIPDELYDECVQTEDPVEAAAIVEKLPKINRLVLTYLIHFLQQFSLPDVVANTKMDSSNLAMVFAPNLLRCQSQDPKVILENARKEMTFMRTLIQHMDTSSVTYLV